The following coding sequences lie in one Prionailurus viverrinus isolate Anna chromosome X, UM_Priviv_1.0, whole genome shotgun sequence genomic window:
- the LOC125157420 gene encoding melanoma-associated antigen B5-like, producing MPRRHKSKFKAHERRRQPRGEAQGCEDAQAKAAAEAESTPSSAAQCEDTTQSVPTTGSSGASQRRRRRARAAAAAAAAAAAATSAAVPGTKSDEESSNQDGERVSPYEAPFYVEGPGEDSLSRKPGLLEQYLLYKYKMKQPILKEDMLKIIGPDYEERFPEILKKAAERIEIVFAVDLQEIDSTRYDLVSKLKLPNNGRVRAGRGLPKTGLLMNILGMIFMKGNCAAEEDIWKFLGLMRVYPGRKHFIYGEPRKLITKDLVRLQYLEYRQVANSDPPRHEFLWGPNALAETTKMKVLQFLSKVNDTIPTAFPSYYEEALREEEERAQARGATGGGPTARVLIPSSVMARSIFPPLLRSEGSNPLDKILQRCSKN from the coding sequence ATGCCTCGGAGACACAAGAGTAAGTTCAAGGCTCATGAGAGACGCCGCCAGCCTCGAGGTGAAGCTCAGGGTTGCGAAGATGCTCAGGCCAAAGCAGCAGCGGAAGCGGAGTCCACTCCCTCCTCCGCTGCTCAGTGCGAAGATACTACCCAGAGTGTGCCCACTACTGGGTCAAGTGGCGCTTCTCAGCGGCGTAGAAGAAGAGCaagagccgccgccgccgccgccgccgccgccgccgccgctacTTCTGCAGCCGTTCCTGGCACTAAATCTGATGAAGAATCCAGCAACCAAGATGGGGAAAGGGTGAGCCCCTACGAGGCCCCATTCTACGTTGAAGGCCCAGGTGAAGATTCTCTGAGCAGGAAGCCTGGCTTGCTGGAGCAGTACCTTCTGTACAAGTATAAGATGAAACAGCCCATTCTGAAGGAAGACATGCTGAAGATTATCGGCCCAGATTATGAAGAGCGTTTTCCTGAGATCCTCAAGAAAGCGGCTGAGCGCATTGAGATTGTCTTCGCCGTCGACCTACAGGAAATCGACTCGACTAGATACGACCTCGTCAGCAAACTCAAACTCCCCAACAACGGGAGGGTGCGTGCTGGCAGGGGGTTACCCAAGACCGGTCTCCTGATGAATATCCTGGGAATGATCTTCATGAAAGGCAACTGTGCTGCTGAGGAAGACATCTGGAAATTCCTGGGTCTGATGCGAGTATATCCTGGGAGGAAGCACTTCATCTACGGGGAGCCCAGGAAGCTCATCACCAAAGATTTGGTGAGGCTGCAGTATCTCGAGTACCGCCAGGTGGCCAACAGTGATCCTCCACGCCATGAGTTCCTGTGGGGCCCAAACGCCCTAGCTGAAACCACCAAGATGAAAGTCCTGCAGTTCTTGTCAAAAGTCAACGATACCATCCCCACTGCTTTCCCGTCCTATTATGAAGAGGCTCTgcgggaagaggaagagagagcccagGCCAGAGGCGCAACCGGGGGTGGCCCTACCGCCAGAGTCCTCATACCTTCCAGCGTCATGGCCAGGAGTATCTTCCCACCTCTGCTGAGATCCGAGGGTTCTAATCCTCTTGACAAGATACTACAACGTTGCAGTAAGAATTAG